ctccacacacacaaaaaaaaatttaaaaaattatatttgaaaatttcattttttttttaccccaCCCTACCCCCTACCCCTACGCCGACCCCgcacacccccccccccccccccacagcccccccccccccccccacaaaaaaattaaaaatttatttttgaaaaacatttcaagttttgaaattttcatttttcaccCTACCCCTAACCCCGACTCCCGTGCTAGCCCCCCAACCCCCCTTCCCCCGCCCTCCGCCCCACTcccaaaaaaattttaaaaattattttttaagaaaatcaaattatttgaaagGTTAGGTATGGAGTCGGGTGTGGTTGAATTTCGGTTCAAAAGTTGAGATCGAGTCTAAATTTAGAAGTCAAATCTTGGGTTAAAAGTCGAGTTGGTTCCCAAATCAAGGGTCGTGATCGGATCCTGAGTCAATTACTAGGGTTGATTTTCATGTCAGAAACTATTTTCCTAAAAAGATTTTCTACTCTCtagccaaaaataaaagatattttctaaaaaatatttttgtttactaaccaaacaatagaaaatattttccgaaaaatatttgtcactcaccaaccaaacatgagaaaataaacTAGAAATCAACTTGTTTTCCAAGGAAACATTTtctaggaaaacattttccttcataccaaacacacccttcaTCTCTAAAGTTTCCTTAACCATATACAGCTCCATTTTGCCTCTCTTCCTCAGCTTTACTGAATTTTTGTAAATGTAAGATTCTTCACATTGGGAATTCTTATTCTTTCAGTGAATTCCAAATAAAGCTTTGAATGACTAGGTCAAAATGTTCAAAGCAGTTCCACTCTATGACATAAACCTGTAGCCAAGTAATGTGGTCATCTTTTGTTAGAAACTGTACTTTACTAAGTTGCTTTTACCTAGGAATGTTTCAAAGTTCAAATACTACTTGATAGGATATTGCAACAATCcactatatatttatatttacttttttcattcCGAGCTTTGATGTTGGACTAGCATCATGGTCCTTGACATGGAATGTGGAATACTGCATCAAATCACAGCAGTCTTCCACGAGTCTGACGAGATTCTCACTTTATAGCTTTTTTGCCATTATTGAGTGAGGGATAGTTGCATGGATTCATATAAATGATCCATTTTTTAGTCTGTTAACCTGAGTACTATACTTTGTGAACAGTGAACTCAAGATATCGTCCTTTCCCCGGCCTCTCccccttctctctctctctctctctctctctctctctctctctctctctctctctctctctctctctctctctctctctctctctcttctggTTAGGTAACACTTCCCTGAAATGGATTATCAGTCAGTGGCATCCTACAAGTCTTGAACAAAAATTGACAGATCAGTCATCTGAAATTGGTCATTGtcccatttatttttttaattgaaccTCCCCCccccaaataaataaataaaaactaaaaggGCTCCAATTGGTCTAACTAtctaagtattttaaaataaacaatAAGAAGCTGAAACATCAATTAAACATTACTTGACATATAACTTATCTGcaaattttttgaaatggaaaaaaaatgcAGATAATAAGTATATGTCAGGTAATTTTAGTTGACTTCTTATCCTCTGTTTAAAAAGCCTAGACAGTTAGACTAATTGAATCCCTTTCGAGGggtttcaattaaaaaaaaaattgaagttctTTTGGGAGCTTGACGGTTGTATATGTAACGGATGATGCATGGATATCATACTGGACTTGGAAGCTAGATAAGCTGCTAGTAATTGAGATTCCACTTCAAACAATGACTCCATAGCTCTCATATTTGTCTTTATTTGTGCGAAGGAAGAATTACAACTTACAGCTTCTTTGGATCCTTTAATAGTCATTGAGGACcaccattttattttttaaaaaacaaagtAACAACAATAAAACAAAATAGCTATGAGGATCACtacttaaaatttatttgtGGGAATGAAAATTTATGTAGTTGGGGATATAGTGAAAATAGTTGCTCCATTTACTGCCTCTTACTTTTGCTGTGTTCTTTTTGTTTTCACAGTCGTGCTTGGCTTTTAGCCTTTATGAAAAGTCCTGGATACATCAGAGGAAGTACTGGTGGAATTTTTCGTTGGGTACACTAGGATTTAGTCTTCTATTTGTATAATCCAAGTTCATGCTGATGTAGTCTTCTTATTCAGTGTTCAAGTCTTTCCTGTTTGGCGTTAGTTTTTCCCCTGTGATATTCAGACTTCGTAAGAAGTTCAGGATATTAGCTTCTCCCTTTTTATTTATACACAGTGATTCCTTCTTTTCAGCTCCTAGTTTCACCATTTTTCTGCTTCATATTTTCTGCTAGGTGTGGGGAAGACTTCTCTTGTTCATCTGATTCTCAATGGTTCTTCCACCGCTCGTCCTCCTCAAACAATTGGCTGTACAGTCGGAGTAAAAGTATGATTCACAGAATTTTGTTCTCCCTATACTATGAAAATGTGCTGAGAAATGCATGTCCATATCCAAAACTAATTTTTTCCTGTTTCTTCTGTAAAGCACACTACTTTTGGAAATTCTGGTAGCTCTTCAACTAGCATAAAAGGTGATGCCGAGAGGGATTTTTTTATTGAACTCTGGGATATATCAGGACATGATCGTTACAAAGATTGCCGATCTCTGTTCTACTCACAAATTAATGGTAAGCAACTAGCTTCTTCTCATAAACTGTTTTATAtgcctaaaaatattttcttatgcaGACATGTACAAGTACAATATCTATTCTGGATGAGCTGTAGCTGATACCTGATCATTAATGTCAGCAGATGGTTAAAGCATGAAAATGTTCTAGATAATTGATTATGTCTGTTTATCCAAACAGAAAAAGAGATGTTATCAAAATTTTTGTTACTTACATTTTTCCTTCATTTGGGAGAGGTTAATGGGCGACTCTCTTTCTGTGAAGTCTATGCCTGATGATAGTCTGGTGAAATCATTTTTATTTCCACTAGAGGTGTTACTTTTATATACTCTCTCTCTAAGGTAGTAGGAAGAGATCACTTTGTATAATTACTCATCCTGATGATTGTCGGATGAAAACTAATATGGACTTCCATTTCCACCTTAGGTGTTATCTTTGTATATGATCTATCTCAAAGAAGGACAAAGACAAGCTTGCAGAAGTGGGCTGTAGAGATAGCAACAGCAGGGACATTCTCGGCTCCTCTAGCTTCAGGAGGTCCTGGCGGTCTCCCTGTTCCTTACATTGTCATTGGCAATAAAGCAGATATCGCTACAAAAGAGGGTGTTAGAGGAAGCAGTGGCAATCTTGTTGATATGGCTCGGCAGTGGGTTGAGAAGCAAGGTCTACTTCCTTCAAGCGAAGAGATCCCATTGACCGAGAGTTTTCCTGGTGGTGGAGGTCTTATTGCGGTAATTTTATACTACACAAATTGTATTGATTCACATATGAGAACTTTTAAAGTGATGCATCTTGTTTTGTTATGAAAAACAATTATCTTTCAGGGAACATAAATTTCTGATGCTTAAGCTGTTGCTACGGAAGGGTTCTTACTTGTTTATCCATGCTAGTATGTTAAGATCAGCTTGTTGCTGTGGTCTCACAGTGTTCACTCTTGTCAAGCCAAGTCTTTATTGGCATAGCAATATaagttttcatcttcttctgtcGTTCGGTTAAAAATGCTTATTAAGCTAGGAGTTTAGGGAAATGCATGCATAAAGGTTTGAAACTCTATTCTTATTTAAATCTGAAGGAAATTACCTTATCATATTGTCAAACCTTCTCCTAAGCTCTACCTCCCATGcattttcttatatttgaaGACGAAAAAAATTGGTTGCCTGCTACCAACAGTCTTGGGAATTATCTGGATGGTAATAACTGACAGTCTCACACATGAAGAAAGAGATTCTTGACTTAAATAATCTGCCTACTGAACCAAGGGGACATAATGTGTTTTCCTTCTTCCACTTGGTtttcattttctctctttttcgaTAGTTTTTTCATGCCTGAGATTCTCTGAGCCCACCTTTGTTATTGGTTTGGAGCTAATTAGATTTGAATAATTGCTAGATTAATTCTCAAATCCCTTTTTTGATCCATCATTTTATTCTTCTTCATGACTAAACTTTTACTCGTTACATGTTTCAGTTCCATTATAAGGACTTTCTTGTAGGTCTAAGCTGTTCTTCGACATGTGTTTTGAGTTTGACAAATTAAAGCATACTTTTTGGCCTTACTCATCATAGGCTATCTTTTCATTACATTGCAACTAAATCCTCAAA
This Solanum dulcamara chromosome 1, daSolDulc1.2, whole genome shotgun sequence DNA region includes the following protein-coding sequences:
- the LOC129901941 gene encoding small GTPase LIP1, which codes for MMFWREKERETKDQNGGPPCGQVRVLVVGDSGVGKTSLVHLILNGSSTARPPQTIGCTVGVKHTTFGNSGSSSTSIKGDAERDFFIELWDISGHDRYKDCRSLFYSQINGVIFVYDLSQRRTKTSLQKWAVEIATAGTFSAPLASGGPGGLPVPYIVIGNKADIATKEGVRGSSGNLVDMARQWVEKQGLLPSSEEIPLTESFPGGGGLIAAAKGARYDKEAVVKFFRMLIRRRYFSDDLPGNHWSTPAQKSLHGSSEISNDDDHLYKSKSSSYIGDSYKYNTLPPLPAQRNLTPPPTLYPQQPMSTPDNYSIPRFASTQDMSSTRYKRSDINV